Genomic DNA from Nicotiana tabacum cultivar K326 unplaced genomic scaffold, ASM71507v2 Un00003, whole genome shotgun sequence:
TTGGGATAGCTAACTACTTCTCTAATAGTAATAACAAAATTTGGTTGTTCTGGAGTCATGATATCAACTGTGATATTTTGGACAATAGGGAAATAGTCAACTGTAGACTATCCCATATTACCATTGATACACCAGTGTACATCTCCATTGTTTATGCTAAATGCACTAGCGTCAAAAGAGAAGAACTTTGGAATGATATGAGATATTTTGCTACTGGAGGGACCTACCCTTGGGCTGTTTGTGGAGATTTTAATTCTATCACTATGAAGGAAGAAAAAAAGGGAGGAAAACCTTTTAACCTAAGGATGAACCttccttttatttcttgcatagaTGATTGTATTCTAATGGATGTAGGTTTCAATGGTAACAATTTTACCTGGTgcaataataacaaaaaaacaaaagaagaagatttGGAAAAGATTGGACAGACTATTAGTTAATAGTGAATGGGAGGATATGTTTCCTACATCTACAGTCTAACATCTAGCAATAGTGAGCTCAGATCATTGCCCTTTACTGATACAATGTAAGAAAAATGATGAAGAGCACCCTAAATATTTTAGGTTCCTGGACTTCTGGATTGAACAAATTGGTTTCAACGATATTGTCAAAGAAGCATGGAGTACACACTTTGAAGGCAATGCTTTATGGAAAGTGCAACAAAAGCTAAAAActgtcaacaaatcattgagccAATGGTCTAAGAATGTTCTTAGAGATATATTTGATGTTGCTAAAGTACTggaaaagaagattgaagaagAAGATAATAAACTTCAACAGGATGACAATGAGAATACTAGAATGCATTTGAACAAGCTGAAGGCTGAATATATACTACATATGAAGAAGGTTAACTCATATTGGAAACAAAAAGCACACCTCAAGTGGAATCTGGATGGAGACACCAACTCTAGATACTTCCATAAGCTCATCaagggaagaagaaagagacttTTCCTCCACAGAATTAAGGGAGAAGACAATCAATGGATAGAAGGAGAAGAAGACATTTCAGAAGCTGCCATAGAATACTAtgagaagtgtttttctcaaGAAGTTCAAAGGATTGACCTTCAGTTTATTGATCTTATTCCAAAAATGATAACTGAAGAGGACAATAATAGTCTGATAAATATGCCATCAAAAGAAGAAGTCAAACAAGCTATTTTTGATATTGATCGAGGAAGCACAGGAGGTCCCGATGGTTTCAATGGTAGGTTTTTCCAACAAACCTGGGACATCATAGAGGAAGATATTTACAATATGGTATTGGAAGTGATGAATGGAAGGGAACTTAGCAAATTTATCACTCACACATGCCTTGTTTTGATTCCTAAAGTAGAAAATCCTCAATCATTCTTTGAACTCAGACCCATCAGCCTTAGCAATGTAACCCAAACGATTATCACCAAATTGCTGAATAACAAATTTTCTAGGCTATTGCCTAAGATTATTTCTCCTAATCAAAGTGAATTCATCAAGGGTAGAGCAATTAGAGAGAATGTTCTTCTGGCACAAGATATTATTAGTAGTATTAATCAAAAGAATACAGGGAATAATGTAGTCATCAAACTAGATATGAACAAGGCTTATGATAGAATATCATGGACGTTTCTTTGTGGGGTTCTGAGGAAAATGGGATTCGCAGAACAATGGATACACACTGTGTGGAACCTTATATCCAATGTATGGTACTCTATCCTTATTAATGATAAAAGGGAAGGTTTCTTCAAATCAGCTAGGGGTTTGAAGCAAGGAGACTCTTTATCCCCTTCTCTGTTTATTATAACAATTGAGGCTCTTTCTAAAGCATTAAACAATCTACATGAAAATTCTGATTTTTCAGGATTTACCATGAATAAGAAGGGACCTCAAATAAATCATCTCGCCTATACAGatgatttgattattttcacCTCAGGTAATACAAAATCTCTTAGACTCATCAAGCACATGCTAGCAGAGTATGAGAAAGCTTCAGGCCAACAGGTGAATAACCAAAAGAGTTGCTACTTGGTAAACCATACTTGTCATCAAAATAGCATCAGAATTATTGAAAGGCATCTAAAGTTCAGAAGGgaattttttccttttgaatattTAGGATGTCCAATATATACAGGTAGAAAGAAGGTGCAATACTTCTCTGGAATGACATGAAGATTGTTCATAGAATTACTAGCTGGCAGGGGCAACTTTTGTCTCCAGGAGGCAAAGCTATTCTTATCAAGCATGTATTGTCTTCCATTTCTATGCACTTGTTATCCATTTGTCAACCTCCTAAAACTATGCTTAAGATGTTGGAGAGATTCTTCGCTAATTTCTTCTGGGGTCAAGCAGATGGAAGCAAGAAATATCATTGGGCCTCTTGGAGAAAGTTATGCTACCCTACCGAAGAAGGAGGAATGGGTTTTAGAAATTTGAGTGACACCACCAAGGCCTTCACAGCCAAAATCTGGTGGCTTTTCAGAACTAATAAATCTTTATGGGTTTCATTCTTATTGACTAAGTATTGCAGTATAATTCATCTTGTCCCTAGGAAATGAAGCTCAAAGCAGTCTGACTCATGGAGAAGCTTAGTGGAGATAAAAAAGAAGTAGAACTGCATATAACATGGAGGATCCAAGGAGGAAATTCTTCTTTCTACTGGGACAACTAGACAGGTTTGGGCCCTTTATCCAACTTTTGCAATTGCTCCATTTATAACAAGGATAAGATATGTAACTTTATTGTTAATAATTCCTGGAATAGTCCTAAATTGTCTCAAGCTATTCCAGGCTACTTGATTGAACACATTAGAGGTATCAAAATAGGTAACTCAAATGTACAAGACCAAGCAATATGGACTGGCTCATCTAATGGTCAGTTCAGTTGTTCCTCCACCTGGAATAGCCTGAGACAAATACAAGGAATTTCTTTTGTGAATAAGTTCTTATGGCATAACGCTATTcctttcaaaatatatttttcggTTGGAAACTTTTGAGAGACAAACTACCGACAAATGATAATATCAAGAAAATGGGAATTCCTTTTCCATCAAAATGTGCCTGTTGTACGAAACCAATGAATGAAGATGGGCATCATATTTTCATTGATAGCAACATTAGCAAAGCAGTCTGGAAATACTTCAGAGACCAATTTGGGATTAGGGACTATGATGGTGATATTTGGCAACATATGATGGTTTGGTGGTTCTCTGAATACCAGAACCCCATCCATGAACTCCTTCTTCAAGCAGCCCCTTTGGTCATCAGTTGGAACATCTGGAAAGCGAGAAATAAGAGTAAATATGATCAACAAAAGTTCTTTGTTCCTAAAATTGTACACAAAATTTGCCATGATGTTACTCTGATTATCCATAAGCAGTTCAGGCAGGTTGACTTAGTAATTCCATAGGCGCAATTGACTCAGATGATTGTGGAAGCTAGACCACAGTTGAATATTATCAAAGTCTCATGGAAATTTCCTCTAGAAAGGACCATTAAATTAAACACCGATGAATGTTCTAGAGGTAATCCTGGTATTAGTGGTGGAGGAGGGGTCATTATAAGGCACAATGGAGAAATGGTGGGTGCATTTGCAGCATCTTTTGGTACCCAGAGTAATAATGCAGCTGAATCTATGGCTCTAGATATGGGGTTGCAATGGTGCATAGATCAGGGACACAAAAATATTATTGTGGAATTGGATTCACTCTTAGTTATTAACTGGATGCGTGGAAAGTTTAATCCTCCTTGGAGTTTGCTTACTACTATTGAAGAAGCTAAGAGGAAGACTAATTTCTTTAATGAAATACAATTCATGCATTGCTTCAGGGAAGCAAACAAAGTGGCGGATACATTAGCTAATGAAGTGAGATAAATGGTGTTAAATGGTTTTACTCTACTCAAGAACTttcatctcaggccaggggacaCTTATACATGGACAAGGATCAACTCCCTAATTTTAGAATAAGATACTCCAAAAAGCTATTTTGTTTATGATCCACATGATAACAGTGTTGCTAATTTTTGTGCTTTGGTTAGTCACTGCAGTTGTGAACAAGGGACATGGTCCTTTCCAAACGATAGGATTTTCATTATATATCTTTCTTCATAAGTTCAAGAAtatgccttcattttcttttgttttagcgGAGGTTAGGTTTTATGTCCCCCTCCTTAATGTGGTTACCTGGATTTTAATTTACAAGGTAGGGGTCCATGCCAAACCCCTCGTCACTTAAAGATggatttatataaaataaaaataaaaaataaaaaaaaaatgttacTGCCCTGTTACAAGAGCTAAAGTAAAAGCAAATCAAGGAGCTAAAAGCTTCCCCATTATTAATTTTAATGATTGATACAATTATGTGGAATATTAGGGGGGTAAAGTCCCGAGGGGCTTTCGAGAGGTTGAAGTTCTTAGTCGAATTACATAAAGTACGCCTTATTTTACTGCAAGAGCCTTTTGTGGATGATGGAACAATTGAATCTTATACAAGAAGGATAGCTTATGATGGATGCTATGCAAATGTAAATGGCAAGATTTGGTTTATATGGTCATCAGAAGTAGAAGTGAGTATTATAGCAGATGAAGAACAACAGGTTACTATGAAGATTAATAAAAAGGGATGCAATGAATTTTTCTAGGTAACTATTGTTTATGCTAAGAATAAAGGACATCTCAGAGCAACTTTATGGAAAAGTTTAAAGATATGCAACAATTACATAAATGGGCCTTGGTGCATCACTGGAGATTTCAATGTGATTATGAGTTCTGATGAAAAGAAGGGAGAAAACCCACATATAATGGAGAAAAGCTGGGACTTCATTGAATGCATGGAGGAGTGTGGAATGGCAGATGTTGGTTATACCGCACCTAGATTCACATGGTGTAATGCTAGAGATAAATGGAACAGAATATGGAAGAGGTTAGATAGAGTATTTGTGAACCATGAGTGGACGTCAAAGACTTCAAGGTTCAATGTAGAACACATGGCTAGCACAGGTTCAGATCATACACCTATGCTAGTTAAATATTCTACAACCGAAAATGAGGGTATCAAGTATTTCAAATTTTTCAAGTTCTGGACTGAACAACCTAACTTCATATCAGTTGTTTAGTCAGTCTGGTAAATGGAAGTGGAAGGCAATACGATGAGGAGATTCCAAATGAAGCTAAAAAATCTCAGCAAAGTTCTCAGTGTGTGGTCAAGGGAGGAAATTGGCAATGTTTTCAGCAAGGTCAAGGAATGGGAAGCTAAAATACAACATTTAGAGGAAGAATATATTGATAATGATGTTGCAGATGGAAGAACCGAAATGCATAAGGCTCAAGCTGAGCATACTAGATGGGCCAAATATGAAGAATCAATATTAAGACAAAAAGCTAATGTTAGATGGCTTGATGAGGGTGACACTAATAGCAAGTATTTTCATGCTATTATTAATGACAGGAGGAGAAGATCGACTTTGAACAGAATAATGAACCAACATGGAGAGTGGATTACCGGGGATAATCTCATTTCAGAAGAAGCCGttaatcatttttcaaaccttttTACAACTGAAGGAGTTACCAATCTACAACATTTAGACTGTATTGAGCAGGTGATTACACAAGATGACAATGAAGCTTTAATGGTCATTCCAGATGAAGAAGAGATTAGGATGTCTATTTTTGATATGGACCCAAACAGCGCACCTGGGCCTGATGGGTATGGTGGTTCTTTCTACCAAACTTGCTGGGAAATTATCAAATCTGATTTAGTCAGTGTTGTACAGTTATTCTTCAGTGGAGCTGAGCTAACTAAGTTCTACACTAATGCATGTTTAGTCTTAATTCCAAAGGTAGAGAATCCAACAATATTTTTAGATTTGCGACCACTTAGTCTCAGTAACTTCTCCAACAAGATCTTGTCAAAAATCATTAACAATAGATTGGCACCACTTCTTCCCAAATTGATCTCTGAGAACCAAAGTGGATTTATCCATGGGAGGTTAATTACAGAAAATATGCTTCTTGCTCAGGAAATTATCCATGGGATGAAATGCAATAAGGAAGGGGGTAATGCAGTCATTAAACTTGATATGTCAAAAGCATATGACAGAATGGATTGGACTTTCCTCATGGCCACTCTTAGAAAATTTGGTTTTTCGGAAGAGTGGGTAGACTTGATATGGAGATCAATTTCAAATGTTTGGTATTCTATAGTAATAAATGATTCAAGGAAGGGATTTTTTCATTCTACTAGGGGCTTGAAATAAGGTGATCCTTTATCACTTGCTTTGTTCATTATTGGGACAGAGGTATTGTCTAAATTACTCAATCAACTATCCAGTTATCAAGATTTTAGGGGTTTCTCTATGCCAAGACAAGGACCACAAATGAATCACCTAGCTTATGCTGATGATGTGATTATCTTCTCAGCCGGAAATGATTCATCTTTAAATTTGATCAATCAACAACTCCAAAAGTATGAAGTATGTTCAGGCCAACTTATTAATATAGATAAAAGTTGCTTTATGGTGCATTCAGCTACCTCCAATGAAGATATTCAGAGAATAAAGGATATCACAGGATACAAGTATAAAAAATTTCCTATAACTTACTTGGGATGTCCATTGTATGTGGGAAGGAAGAGGATTTCTTTCTTTAATGATATGATCACAAAGATTGTGAGAAAAACATATGCCTGGCAAGAAAAATTACTATCAATAGGAGGCAAGGCTATTTTAATCAAACATGTACTGCAGTCGCAACAAATCCATATGCTAGCAGCTATGGAGTCTCCAATCACTGTTTTGAAGCAGATTGAGAGATATATGGCTAAATATTTTTGGAGTTCTTCTGAAGAAAAACAAAGATATCACTGGAGTTCTTGGGCCAATTTATGTTATCCAGTGGAAGAAGGGGGTGTAGGTTTTAGGAGTGTGATGGATATCAATGAAGCTTTGGCTATGAAAAGATGGTGGAGGTTCAGGCCATGTGAGTCCTTATGGTCTACTTTCCTGAAATGCAAATATTGTAGGATTGTTCATCTAGTAAAGAAGAAATGGAGGACAGGGAAGTCACATAGATGGAAAAAGCTCATGCAAGTCAAGGACAAAGTGGAAGACAATATGCTATGGAAGATAAATTCAGGCAATTCTAGCTTGTGGTGGGACAACTAGACAGGTTTTGGGGTCATTGCTCAGGTCATTCATTATGATTATTCAGCGGCTAATCAAACTGTTAATGATATCATCGTAGATGGAAGATGGAGCATTGATCATCTACAACTACCTGAATACATGACTGGACAGATTTTATCCATTACCATTGGAGATCACAGGAAACATGATGCTCCTATTTGGATGCCAACTTATAATGGCAAATTTACGGCAACATCTGCTTGGAGGATAGCTAGACAAGTTAGGGGACACATTCCCCTTTTCCAGAATATTTGGCATAAACATTTGCCTTTCAAAATGTCTCTTCTCATGTGGAgacttttaaaagaaaaatttcccTTCGATGAAGTTTTTCTcaagtttggtcaacattttgctTCCAAATGTTTTTGCTGGAGAATACCTAAAGGAGAAACAATTCATCACACATTCATGAACGGAGAAGTAGCAATCAGACTATGAAAAACCTTTGGCAACCCCTTGGACATTAAATGGGAAGACATTCCCATCAAATTGATGATTTTAAGATGGTGGTCAATGAAGCCCAAGAATTATATTCATCGAGAGATTCTGAGTATTACTCCTATAGTTATTTGCTGGGAGATATGGAAGGCGAGATGTGTAGTCAGATATGGATCTTCTAGAGTTTATGTGGCTAGAATACTCCATCAAATACTCTCACACCTTAGATGGTTTATTGCAAAGACTCTGAAGAAGGACTGGGGAAACCAATGGGATGTCATTTGCCATCAAATTTGTGCACGTGTTCCTACTGTTGAAACTACTATTATTAGATGGATTAAACCAGTTGCAAACTGGTTTAAGCTTAATACAGATGGTAGTAGGCATGGAGAAGGGAATATGGGATCAGGGGGTATCATTAGAAACCTTAATGGTGTTTTAATTATGGCATTTGCACAACCACTAGGAAGGGTAGTAGTAACTTAGTTGAGGCTAAAGCAGCATTGATTGGAGTTAAATGGTGCATCGACCAGGGATATCGCAATTTGATTTTAGAATGTGACTATTTGATCTTGGTTAACATGTTAAAAGGCATGTACGATCCATATTGGCAAATGCAGGACACAATTAAGGATATTCTACAACTCTTGCAATCTTGCGAGTTTTCCATCCAGCATTGCTATCGTGAAGCTAATCAAGTAGCAGATGCATTGGCTAAATGGAGCATCATTCATGGGAATTCTATCTTTTATAACTGGAATGGTCTTCCCAATCAAGCTACAGGCC
This window encodes:
- the LOC107769089 gene encoding uncharacterized protein LOC107769089, with product MWNIRGVKSRGAFERLKFLVELHKVRLILLQEPFVDDGTIESYTRRIAYDGCYANVNGKIWFIWSSEVEVSIIADEEQQVTIVYAKNKGHLRATLWKSLKICNNYINGPWCITGDFNVIMSSDEKKGENPHIMEKSWDFIECMEECGMADVGYTAPRFTWCNARDKWNRIWKRLDRVFVNHEWTSKTSRFNVEHMASTGSDHTPMLVKYSTTENEGIKYFKFFKFWTEQPNFISVV